Proteins found in one Pontibacter sp. SGAir0037 genomic segment:
- a CDS encoding helix-turn-helix domain-containing protein has product MIMTTTDKLPNQVHQGRNVKRFREMLGMKQEGLASELGEEWSQKRVSLLENRQTLESDLLAQVAKALRVPEEAIKNFDEEAAVTYFNTFTDNNFSSGSAGVMNANNCSFNPLDKLIELVEENKKLYERLLKAEQSKNELLERLLKGRE; this is encoded by the coding sequence ATGATCATGACGACTACCGACAAACTTCCGAACCAGGTACACCAGGGCCGCAACGTAAAACGTTTCCGTGAAATGCTCGGTATGAAGCAGGAGGGGCTGGCATCGGAACTGGGAGAGGAGTGGAGCCAGAAACGGGTATCGCTGCTGGAGAACCGGCAGACGCTGGAATCGGATTTACTCGCTCAGGTAGCTAAAGCGCTGCGTGTGCCGGAAGAAGCAATTAAGAACTTTGATGAGGAAGCGGCAGTGACTTATTTCAATACGTTTACTGATAACAATTTCAGTAGCGGCAGTGCAGGCGTCATGAATGCTAATAATTGCTCATTTAATCCATTGGATAAACTAATTGAGTTGGTAGAGGAGAACAAAAAACTTTATGAGCGCCTGTTGAAGGCGGAGCAGAGTAAAAATGAGTTGCTGGAGCGGCTGTTGAAGGGGAGGGAGTAG
- a CDS encoding transposase, translating into MDCKDCPLKTSCCGKLPEKRIAITSYRDEYERTTSRVHSRWGRRMKRLRQATVEPVLGTLINHMGMRRVNTRGLELAHKGMLLAAAAYNLQKLLHFTPKRSQTAVMALPRPEQEVLFYLYF; encoded by the coding sequence TTGGATTGCAAGGATTGCCCCCTGAAGACCAGCTGCTGTGGCAAACTGCCCGAGAAGAGAATTGCCATCACCTCCTACCGCGACGAGTACGAACGTACGACCTCCCGCGTGCATAGCCGCTGGGGCCGGCGCATGAAGCGGCTACGGCAGGCCACTGTGGAGCCGGTGCTGGGCACATTAATAAACCACATGGGCATGCGAAGGGTCAACACCCGGGGGCTGGAGCTGGCCCACAAAGGGATGCTCCTGGCCGCCGCTGCTTATAACCTGCAGAAATTGCTGCACTTCACCCCCAAAAGAAGCCAGACAGCCGTCATGGCCCTACCCAGACCAGAGCAGGAGGTGCTTTTTTACTTATATTTTTGA
- a CDS encoding transposase: MQGRKTFEDERELRFSLSAHVPEHNFYRRLKDRLYLSFLYELTAPYYGRCGQQSIDPVVFFKLCLVAHLENIASDRRLIEHYSLRLDLLYFTQLPVRRVPALALDPLPDHPLGLQGLPPEDQLLWQTAREENCHHLLPRRVRTYDLPRA; encoded by the coding sequence ATGCAGGGCCGGAAAACTTTCGAGGACGAGCGGGAGCTGCGTTTCTCGCTCTCAGCACATGTGCCGGAACACAACTTTTACCGGCGGCTCAAGGACAGGCTGTATCTTTCATTTCTTTACGAGCTGACAGCTCCCTACTACGGCCGCTGCGGCCAGCAGTCGATCGACCCGGTGGTCTTCTTCAAACTCTGCCTGGTAGCTCACCTGGAGAACATCGCCAGTGACCGCCGCCTCATCGAGCACTACAGTCTGCGCCTGGACCTCTTGTACTTTACTCAATTACCAGTTAGAAGAGTCCCTGCCCTGGCACTCGACCCTCTCCCGGACCACCCGCTTGGATTGCAAGGATTGCCCCCTGAAGACCAGCTGCTGTGGCAAACTGCCCGAGAAGAGAATTGCCATCACCTCCTACCGCGACGAGTACGAACGTACGACCTCCCGCGTGCATAG